Proteins co-encoded in one Ruegeria sp. YS9 genomic window:
- a CDS encoding shikimate dehydrogenase: MTDYRVPLAGVIGHPIGHSRSPKLHGHWLKTYGLAGHYIPMDVAPADLEAVLRTLPKAGFVGANVTVPHKEAALKIADHASDRATVIGAANTLVFREDGSIHADNTDGYGFMENLRTGAPDWNAKDGPAVVFGAGGAARAVLQALSDAGVPEILLTNRTRARADHLKEEFGQRIRVVDWVQAGNVIENAELVVNTTSLGMQGQPELRVPLDGLQPGAVVTDLVYAPLKTRLLQTAEQAGCTAVDGLGMLLHQAVPGFERWFGVRPEVDADARAAALA, encoded by the coding sequence ATGACGGACTATCGGGTTCCTTTGGCCGGTGTGATTGGACATCCCATTGGTCACTCACGATCCCCCAAACTGCATGGTCATTGGCTGAAGACATACGGTCTTGCCGGTCATTACATCCCGATGGATGTGGCACCCGCCGATCTGGAAGCCGTGCTGCGCACCCTGCCCAAGGCGGGTTTTGTCGGCGCCAATGTGACCGTTCCCCACAAGGAAGCCGCCTTGAAGATCGCGGATCATGCGTCTGACCGTGCGACGGTGATAGGTGCTGCGAACACTCTGGTCTTTCGTGAAGATGGCTCGATCCACGCGGATAACACTGACGGGTACGGGTTCATGGAGAATCTTCGCACCGGTGCACCGGACTGGAATGCAAAGGACGGGCCGGCTGTTGTCTTCGGGGCCGGAGGGGCCGCGCGCGCCGTGTTGCAGGCATTGTCTGACGCGGGTGTCCCGGAAATCCTGCTGACCAACCGAACCCGCGCCCGTGCGGATCATCTGAAAGAGGAATTCGGCCAACGTATCCGCGTGGTGGATTGGGTTCAGGCCGGAAATGTCATCGAAAACGCAGAGCTCGTGGTGAACACCACCTCGTTGGGCATGCAGGGTCAACCGGAATTGCGGGTTCCACTCGATGGGTTGCAGCCCGGTGCCGTGGTAACGGATCTGGTTTATGCGCCTTTGAAAACCCGCCTGTTGCAAACCGCAGAACAGGCAGGATGCACCGCAGTCGATGGGCTGGGCATGTTGTTGCACCAGGCGGTACCCGGTTTCGAACGCTGGTTCGGTGTGCGCCCCGAAGTTGATGCTGATGCGCGTGCGGCGGCCTTGGCATGA
- the coaE gene encoding dephospho-CoA kinase (Dephospho-CoA kinase (CoaE) performs the final step in coenzyme A biosynthesis.), whose product MSFALGLTGSIGMGKSTTAQMFVEEGCALWDADAAVHRLYSRGGAAVGPMERLFPAAIQDGAVNREALKQIIAADPAALKAIEAIVHPLVAADRAAFRETATHDILVFDIPLLFETGGDAAMDAVACVSIPADEQKRRVMERGTMTEAQFEQIRAKQMPNEEKCARSDYVIVTDSLDHARAQVQDVVRQIRAGMADA is encoded by the coding sequence ATGAGTTTCGCGCTAGGCCTGACCGGTTCCATCGGCATGGGGAAAAGCACAACGGCGCAGATGTTCGTCGAAGAAGGCTGTGCCCTGTGGGATGCGGATGCGGCGGTGCATCGCCTGTATTCCAGGGGGGGCGCGGCCGTTGGCCCCATGGAACGACTGTTTCCGGCGGCCATACAGGACGGTGCGGTCAACCGGGAGGCACTGAAACAGATTATTGCCGCCGATCCCGCTGCGCTGAAGGCCATCGAAGCCATCGTTCACCCTCTGGTCGCTGCTGACCGCGCAGCATTTCGTGAAACCGCGACACACGACATCCTGGTGTTCGATATTCCGCTTTTGTTTGAAACGGGCGGTGACGCGGCGATGGACGCGGTGGCGTGTGTTTCGATCCCGGCCGACGAGCAAAAGCGGCGTGTCATGGAACGGGGCACAATGACCGAGGCGCAGTTTGAGCAAATCCGCGCCAAGCAGATGCCGAATGAAGAAAAATGCGCGCGGTCGGATTACGTCATCGTGACCGACTCTCTGGACCACGCCCGCGCGCAGGTGCAGGATGTGGTCAGGCAGATACGGGCGGGGATGGCAGATGCGTGA
- a CDS encoding CopD family protein: MTDLLFTLYPWVKSLHIMAVISWMAGLFYLPRLFVYHVEKAQAVDGAQEIFFEMEEKLLRVIMGPAMIVAWVCGLIMVFTPGIVGWEWSWPWVKGAAVIGMTWFHHWLMARRKDILEGRNKLTGRQFRMMNEVPTVLMVAIVLAVVLKF, translated from the coding sequence ATGACCGATCTTCTTTTCACACTGTATCCGTGGGTGAAGTCACTTCATATCATGGCGGTGATTTCCTGGATGGCAGGCCTGTTCTATCTGCCCAGGCTGTTTGTCTATCACGTTGAGAAAGCTCAGGCCGTCGATGGCGCACAGGAAATTTTCTTTGAAATGGAAGAAAAGCTGCTGCGTGTGATCATGGGCCCGGCGATGATCGTAGCGTGGGTCTGTGGTTTGATCATGGTGTTTACGCCGGGCATCGTGGGGTGGGAATGGAGCTGGCCCTGGGTCAAGGGCGCCGCCGTGATCGGCATGACATGGTTTCATCACTGGTTGATGGCGCGACGCAAGGATATCCTGGAAGGGCGAAACAAGCTCACTGGACGGCAGTTTCGCATGATGAACGAGGTCCCGACCGTTTTGATGGTTGCCATCGTTCTGGCGGTCGTTCTGAAGTTCTGA
- the rho gene encoding transcription termination factor Rho, translating to MTTESLNLADLKAKSPKDLLAMAEELEIENASTMRKGEMMFQILRERADEGWTVGGDGVLEVLQDGFGFLRSPEANYLPGPDDIYVSPEMIRQHSLRTGDTVEGEIKAPDENERYFALTKVTKINFEDPEKAKHKILFDNLTPLYPDERLKMEIEDPTIKDKSARVIDLVAPIGKGQRSLIVAPPRTGKTVILQNIAHSIERNHPECYLIVLLIDERPEEVTDMQRSVKGEVVSSTFDEPASRHVAVSEMVIEKAKRLVEHKRDVVILLDSITRLGRAFNTVVPSSGKVLTGGVDANALQRPKRFFGAARNIEEGGSLTIIATALIDTGSRMDEVIFEEFKGTGNSEIVLDRKIADKRVFPAIDILKSGTRKEDLLVDKGDLAKTFVLRRILNPMGTTDAIEFLLSKLKQTKTNSEFFDSMNT from the coding sequence ATGACAACCGAATCCCTGAATCTTGCTGATCTGAAAGCCAAAAGCCCCAAAGACCTTCTGGCGATGGCCGAAGAACTGGAGATCGAAAACGCCTCGACCATGCGCAAGGGCGAGATGATGTTCCAGATTCTGCGTGAACGCGCGGATGAGGGCTGGACCGTCGGTGGCGATGGCGTGCTTGAAGTGCTTCAGGACGGTTTCGGTTTCCTGCGCTCGCCCGAGGCGAACTATCTGCCCGGCCCGGATGACATCTATGTCTCACCCGAGATGATCCGCCAGCACTCATTGCGGACAGGGGATACCGTCGAAGGCGAGATCAAGGCTCCGGATGAGAATGAGCGCTATTTCGCGCTGACGAAGGTGACCAAGATCAACTTCGAAGATCCGGAAAAGGCCAAGCACAAGATCCTGTTCGACAACCTGACGCCGCTCTACCCGGATGAGCGGCTGAAGATGGAGATCGAGGATCCGACCATCAAGGACAAGTCCGCCCGCGTGATCGACCTGGTCGCGCCGATCGGCAAGGGCCAGCGGTCGTTGATCGTGGCGCCGCCGCGCACCGGTAAGACGGTGATCCTGCAAAACATCGCGCATTCGATTGAACGCAACCATCCGGAATGCTACCTGATCGTGCTGCTGATCGACGAACGCCCCGAAGAGGTGACGGACATGCAGCGGTCTGTGAAGGGCGAGGTGGTGTCTTCGACCTTTGATGAACCGGCGTCGCGTCACGTTGCCGTGTCGGAAATGGTGATCGAAAAAGCCAAGCGTTTGGTCGAACATAAACGAGATGTTGTTATTCTTCTCGACTCGATCACAAGACTTGGTAGGGCCTTTAACACCGTGGTCCCATCCTCGGGCAAGGTTCTGACCGGTGGTGTGGACGCAAACGCCCTGCAACGGCCCAAGCGGTTCTTTGGTGCGGCGCGGAACATCGAGGAAGGCGGATCGCTGACCATCATCGCAACCGCACTGATTGATACCGGCAGCCGGATGGACGAAGTCATCTTTGAAGAATTCAAAGGTACGGGTAACTCGGAAATCGTTCTGGATCGCAAGATCGCAGACAAGCGTGTGTTCCCGGCCATCGACATCCTCAAATCCGGCACCCGAAAAGAGGACCTGCTGGTCGACAAGGGCGACCTGGCCAAGACCTTCGTTCTGCGGCGTATCCTCAACCCGATGGGCACGACCGACGCAATCGAGTTCTTGCTGTCCAAGTTGAAGCAGACAAAGACAAACAGCGAATTCTTCGATTCCATGAACACCTGA
- a CDS encoding nucleoside triphosphate pyrophosphatase — protein MSVPILLASGSAIRAQLLENAGVPFVVQTARVDEETAKRALLAENASPRDIADTLAEMKARKVSDKNPGSMVLGCDQVLDFDGQLISKPETPEQALAQLKAMRGKRHMLLSAAVIYQNGEPIWRHVGQVRLRMRASSDAYLKDYVARNWDSIRHAVGAYKLEEEGVRLFATIDGDYFNVLGMPLLELLNFLAVKGVIDQ, from the coding sequence ATGTCTGTCCCCATTCTTCTTGCTTCCGGGTCCGCCATTCGCGCGCAGCTGCTTGAAAATGCAGGCGTACCGTTTGTGGTTCAAACCGCGCGCGTGGATGAAGAGACGGCCAAACGCGCCCTGCTGGCTGAAAACGCATCTCCACGGGACATTGCCGATACACTCGCAGAAATGAAGGCACGGAAGGTCAGCGACAAAAACCCCGGATCCATGGTTCTGGGATGTGATCAGGTTCTGGACTTTGACGGTCAGCTGATATCAAAGCCGGAAACCCCCGAACAGGCGTTGGCCCAGCTGAAAGCCATGCGAGGCAAGCGGCACATGCTTTTGTCCGCGGCCGTGATCTATCAGAATGGAGAGCCGATCTGGCGGCATGTAGGGCAGGTGCGGTTGCGGATGCGGGCCAGTTCCGACGCCTATCTGAAAGACTATGTGGCGCGAAACTGGGACAGTATCCGGCATGCCGTCGGAGCCTACAAGCTGGAGGAAGAAGGTGTCCGCCTGTTCGCCACCATTGACGGCGACTATTTTAACGTTTTGGGTATGCCCCTGTTGGAGCTGCTCAACTTTCTGGCTGTCAAAGGGGTAATCGATCAATGA